From the Syntrophorhabdaceae bacterium genome, one window contains:
- a CDS encoding TRAP transporter substrate-binding protein yields MSRKTLSLVVAVLLLLSVSSFGNAADVIKLKFANYFPPTHMNSVMMGKYAEELNKKLAGKVEITQYTGGTLLGAPKIAAGVESGVADIGLSNCSYTRGRFPVMEIMELPVGFPSAWIATHVANDFYYKFKPKDFDQYHVLMLSTSPINVIQTIKKPVKTLEDLKGLKLRGTGRLGDIVKALGGTPIPIETPDLYDSLKRSVIEGALLPLETLKGFKTGEIIKYVTASWKIGSAYCFFVIMNKDKWNSLPPDVQKTITDFSNEFIERWAVEWNNIDIEGKDFFQKEGGQIINLPDAESARWVKASQPVVEDFRKDLISKGHKSADVDSWLAYIHERIEYWKGQEKAKKVPTSYQY; encoded by the coding sequence ATGAGTAGGAAAACTTTGTCGCTGGTTGTTGCCGTTTTATTGCTCCTATCCGTGTCTTCCTTTGGTAATGCAGCGGATGTCATCAAACTCAAATTCGCAAATTACTTCCCGCCTACCCACATGAATTCAGTAATGATGGGCAAGTATGCCGAAGAATTGAACAAGAAACTTGCCGGTAAGGTAGAGATAACACAGTACACGGGCGGTACGTTGCTTGGCGCGCCAAAGATCGCTGCCGGCGTGGAATCGGGCGTTGCCGATATCGGGCTCTCCAACTGCTCGTATACCAGGGGACGTTTTCCGGTCATGGAGATTATGGAGTTGCCGGTCGGATTTCCGAGTGCCTGGATAGCGACTCATGTGGCCAATGATTTCTACTACAAGTTCAAACCCAAAGACTTCGACCAGTATCATGTGCTCATGCTCAGCACATCACCTATAAACGTGATACAGACCATTAAGAAACCGGTGAAGACGCTCGAAGACTTGAAGGGTCTGAAACTAAGAGGTACAGGCAGGCTCGGTGATATCGTGAAGGCCCTGGGAGGCACGCCGATTCCCATCGAAACACCCGACCTTTATGATTCACTGAAACGCAGCGTCATCGAAGGCGCGCTGCTCCCCCTTGAAACCTTGAAGGGTTTTAAGACGGGCGAAATCATCAAATACGTCACGGCATCCTGGAAGATAGGAAGCGCCTATTGTTTCTTCGTGATCATGAACAAAGACAAGTGGAACAGTCTTCCTCCGGACGTACAGAAGACCATCACCGATTTCTCCAATGAATTCATCGAACGGTGGGCCGTCGAATGGAACAATATAGACATTGAAGGCAAGGACTTCTTCCAGAAAGAAGGCGGGCAGATCATAAATCTCCCGGATGCGGAAAGTGCGCGCTGGGTAAAAGCCTCGCAGCCCGTTGTGGAAGACTTCAGGAAAGACCTGATTTCCAAGGGTCATAAGTCAGCCGACGTAGATAGCTGGCTCGCTTATATCCATGAACGCATTGAATACTGGAAGGGACAGGAAAAGGCAAAGAAGGTGCCTACGTCGTATCAGTATTAG
- a CDS encoding SDR family oxidoreductase, translating into MSLQGKLALVTGASMPKGIGKAIAVTLAKEGADVVVTGFNNMDGVKAVAEEIKGLGRRSMALRMNGRDYADVKKGFEAIKAEMGPVNILINNAAQMRRMVTIAKATAEDWDAEVKLCLNSAFYCIKEAWPDMCANKWGRVITMSSVAGMLGGYGQSSYAAAKAGLVGLSKSVALEGARFNITANTVVIGIANTEAYFEPIPLEVRQKVEKRTALGRPAEPQEIADAVAFTVSDKAAYMTGAIVNMMGGEDLFVF; encoded by the coding sequence ATGTCGTTACAAGGGAAGCTAGCATTGGTGACGGGCGCTTCCATGCCCAAAGGGATTGGAAAGGCTATTGCCGTCACACTGGCAAAAGAAGGGGCGGATGTGGTGGTGACCGGTTTTAACAACATGGATGGCGTCAAGGCCGTGGCCGAAGAGATTAAGGGGCTGGGGCGGAGAAGCATGGCCCTCAGGATGAACGGAAGAGATTACGCGGACGTTAAGAAGGGCTTTGAGGCCATTAAGGCTGAGATGGGGCCCGTCAATATTCTCATCAACAACGCCGCGCAGATGCGCCGCATGGTGACCATAGCCAAGGCGACCGCCGAAGACTGGGATGCCGAGGTCAAACTCTGTTTGAATTCAGCCTTCTATTGCATCAAAGAGGCATGGCCCGACATGTGTGCAAACAAGTGGGGACGCGTCATCACCATGAGTTCAGTGGCTGGAATGCTCGGGGGGTACGGGCAGTCAAGCTATGCCGCAGCAAAGGCCGGTCTTGTGGGTCTTTCCAAATCCGTGGCTCTCGAGGGTGCTCGGTTCAACATTACCGCCAACACCGTAGTCATCGGAATAGCGAACACTGAGGCCTATTTCGAGCCGATACCGTTGGAAGTACGACAAAAAGTAGAGAAAAGAACGGCGCTCGGCAGGCCCGCTGAGCCGCAGGAAATCGCTGATGCCGTGGCGTTTACCGTCTCCGACAAGGCGGCGTACATGACGGGCGCCATCGTAAACATGATGGGTGGCGAGGACCTTTTCGTGTTCTAA